A genomic region of Metopolophium dirhodum isolate CAU chromosome 1, ASM1992520v1, whole genome shotgun sequence contains the following coding sequences:
- the LOC132936330 gene encoding heat shock factor-binding protein 1: MNDYTAKDLSDNEPEDNENNDNDKRAFDEMNSQIQLVLQDMKDKFQIMSDQILSRIDDMGARIDDLEKNISDLMIHAGLETPDK, from the exons ATGAACGATTACACCGCCAAGGACTTGAGTGACAATGAACCAGAAGACAATGAAAACAATGACAACGACAAACGTGCATTTGATGAGATGAACAGTCAA aTTCAACTTGTTCTACAAGATATGAAAGACAAATTCCAAATTATGTCTGATCAAATATTGTCGAGAA TAGATGATATGGGTGCACGTATCGATGATTTAGAGAAGAATATTTCTGACTTGATGATCCACGCTGGTCTCGAAACTCCAGACAAATGA
- the LOC132936364 gene encoding uncharacterized protein LOC132936364 isoform X2 produces MDNVEDYYNMDYPYDDYNKNDLIPPSSEENTRGNVFQQSTTLTAKMWPPDISGGFDWTLDVLGWQVDKDQLSVVIACAIVIIVLTSITIVFMIWYCCFCKIKNVQNTCDEEEQRSNTNIPSYSTVFLDPKTGSFIYSNRIVELFPEREGSPDHWFFNDQEDEPVNTNTVPRSASVPPAKPLQSFDPCIREIKEFISNETFDVPNLHYIDNETQNDPCHLPNALPQISEFNPHQFTSSSILENCHTCDGKSITLRTRSLPTHVRNKKRPFSTSDNLSELYAKVNFSKKRKNRMRNDEAAIIAMSKSRSQFLNNKDTDILVDNEAVIVYDERTAL; encoded by the exons atGATCTCATACCGCCAAGTTCTGAAGAAAACACACGCGGAAATGTATTTCAACAATCTACTACATTGACAGCAAAAATGTGGCCTCCT GATATTTCCGGAGGTTTTGATTGGACCTTGGATGTTTTGGGATGGCAAGTGGACAAAGATCAATTGTCAGTTGTTATAGCATGTGCTATTGTCATTATAGTACTTACTTCAATAACTATTGTGTTTATGATTTGGTAttgttgtttttgtaaaataaaaaatg tacaaaacACTTGTGATGAAGAAGAACAAAGAAGTAATACCAACATACctag ttactCCACTGTATTCCTAGACCCTAAAACTGGAAGTTTTATATATAGTAACCGTATTGTTGAGTTGTTTCCTGAAAGAGAAGGTTCTCCTGATCATTGGTTTTTCAATGATCAAGAAGACGAACCTGTAAATACAAATACAGTACCACGTTCAGCCTCCGTACCACCAGCAAAACCACTTCAGTCATTT GATCCTTGTATACGTGAAATAAAAGAATTTATTAGCAATGAAACATTTGACGTACCTAATTTGCATTATATTGACAATGAGACCCAAAATGACCCTTGCCATTTGCCAAACGCTTTACCTCAGATCTCTGAATTTAATCCTCACCAATTTACTTCCAGCAGCA ttttggaAAACTGCCATACATGTGATGGAAAATCTATAACACTGCGAACAAGAAGTCTTCCAACACATGTGAGAAACAAGAAGCGGCCATTCTCAACATCTGACAATTTATCAGAGCTCTATGctaag GTAAATTTCagtaaaaaaaggaaaaatcgCATGAGAAATGATGAAGCTGCCATAATTGCTATGAGTAAATCCAGAAGTCAGTTCCTCAACAACAAAGACACAGATATATTGGTTGACAATGAAGCAGTGATTGTTTACGACGAACGAACTGCTttataa
- the LOC132949011 gene encoding general transcription factor II-I repeat domain-containing protein 2-like: protein MIAKCNRPFNDSEFIKKCMLAVVNEICPEKKKQFEDISLSARTCVRRTEELGTNLIFKLKEKVSKFDCFSIATDESTDVKLAELCSLKGTTTGEDLFIEIDKTFKKLGLSWNKLVSVTTDGGRNMSGINKGLIGRINAKMVEERHEAPMIFHCIIHQEALCCKVLAWKDVMNIVVSMVNYIRKNALAHRQFKIFLGECDAEYGDVIYFSEVRWLKKGKIVPELSNEKWVLNLAFLTDITTLLNELNTKLQVKLKLLHKHINEQHLDHFVCCKTVLESTKSTLNWETTKINFLNIIENLQNEFSIRFSDFYMEVIELQNNDILKNAFKESNDLKIFYSSLSEIDFKGIKSFPKKMITAFGSTYICEQTFSILKFRKNKYCSRLSDEHLNAVLRISTSNLKADINELAGKIQPQKSH from the exons ATGATAGCCAAGTGTAATCGTCCATTCAACGACTctgagtttataaaaaaatgtatgttagcCGTTGTAAATGAAATATGccctgagaaaaaaaaacaatttgaagaCATCAGTCTCTCAGCTAGGACCTGTGTTAGACGTACCGAAGAGTTAggaacaaatttaatattcaaactgAAAGAAAAAGTTTCTAAATTTGATTGTTTTTCTATCGCAACTGACGAAAGTACTGATGTTA AATTAGCTGAATTATGTAGTTTGAAGGGAACTACAACGGGAGAAGACTTATTTATCGAAAttgacaaaacatttaaaaaacttgGATTAAGTTGGAACAAACTAGTTAGTGTTACTACAGACGGTGGTAGAAATATGAGTGGAATTAATAAAGGATTAATTGGGAGAATAAATGCGAAAATGGTGGAAGAAAGACATGAAGCACCTATGATATTTCATTGCATCATACATCAAGAGGCATTATGTTGCAAAGTTTTAGCATGGAAAGATGTAATGAATATTGTAGTATCGATGGTTAACTACATACGCAAAAATGCTTTGGCACAtcgtcaattcaaaatatttttgggagAATGCGATGCTGAATATGGggatgtaatatatttttccgaAGTAAGGTGGTTGA aAAAAGGAAAAATTGTACCAGAATTATCAAATGAAAAGTGGGTTCTTAATCTGGCATTTTTAACTGATATAACAACTTTATTAAATGAGCTGAATACAAAACTGCAAG tgaaattaaaattattacacaaaCATATTAATGAACAGCACTTGGATCATTTTGTATGCTGTAAAACTGTATTAGAATCAACCAAATCAACTTTAAATTGGGaaactacaaaaattaattttttaaatataatagaaaacctACAAAATGAATTTTCAATACGATTTTCTGATTTTTAC ATGGAAGTCATAGAATTGCAAAACAACGATATTCTTAAAAATGCTTTTAAAGAAAGTAAtgacctaaaaatattttattcaagtcTTTCTGAAATAGATTTTAAAGGCATTAAAAGTTTtcctaaaaaaatgattactgcTTTTGGTAGCACATATATTTGTGAGCAGACATTCTCAATACTTAAattccgaaaaaataaatattgttcacgGTTAAGCGATGAACACTTGAACGCTGTTTTAAGGATATCAACATCCAATTTAAAAGCGGATATAAATGAATTGGCGGGAAAAATTCAACCTCAAAAATCACACTAg
- the LOC132936364 gene encoding uncharacterized protein LOC132936364 isoform X3 has product MWPPDISGGFDWTLDVLGWQVDKDQLSVVIACAIVIIVLTSITIVFMIWYCCFCKIKNVQNTCDEEEQRSNTNIPSYSTVFLDPKTGSFIYSNRIVELFPEREGSPDHWFFNDQEDEPVNTNTVPRSASVPPAKPLQSFDPCIREIKEFISNETFDVPNLHYIDNETQNDPCHLPNALPQISEFNPHQFTSSSILENCHTCDGKSITLRTRSLPTHVRNKKRPFSTSDNLSELYAKVNFSKKRKNRMRNDEAAIIAMSKSRSQFLNNKDTDILVDNEAVIVYDERTAL; this is encoded by the exons ATGTGGCCTCCT GATATTTCCGGAGGTTTTGATTGGACCTTGGATGTTTTGGGATGGCAAGTGGACAAAGATCAATTGTCAGTTGTTATAGCATGTGCTATTGTCATTATAGTACTTACTTCAATAACTATTGTGTTTATGATTTGGTAttgttgtttttgtaaaataaaaaatg tacaaaacACTTGTGATGAAGAAGAACAAAGAAGTAATACCAACATACctag ttactCCACTGTATTCCTAGACCCTAAAACTGGAAGTTTTATATATAGTAACCGTATTGTTGAGTTGTTTCCTGAAAGAGAAGGTTCTCCTGATCATTGGTTTTTCAATGATCAAGAAGACGAACCTGTAAATACAAATACAGTACCACGTTCAGCCTCCGTACCACCAGCAAAACCACTTCAGTCATTT GATCCTTGTATACGTGAAATAAAAGAATTTATTAGCAATGAAACATTTGACGTACCTAATTTGCATTATATTGACAATGAGACCCAAAATGACCCTTGCCATTTGCCAAACGCTTTACCTCAGATCTCTGAATTTAATCCTCACCAATTTACTTCCAGCAGCA ttttggaAAACTGCCATACATGTGATGGAAAATCTATAACACTGCGAACAAGAAGTCTTCCAACACATGTGAGAAACAAGAAGCGGCCATTCTCAACATCTGACAATTTATCAGAGCTCTATGctaag GTAAATTTCagtaaaaaaaggaaaaatcgCATGAGAAATGATGAAGCTGCCATAATTGCTATGAGTAAATCCAGAAGTCAGTTCCTCAACAACAAAGACACAGATATATTGGTTGACAATGAAGCAGTGATTGTTTACGACGAACGAACTGCTttataa
- the LOC132936364 gene encoding uncharacterized protein LOC132936364 isoform X1 produces the protein MNFHHLDDLIPPSSEENTRGNVFQQSTTLTAKMWPPDISGGFDWTLDVLGWQVDKDQLSVVIACAIVIIVLTSITIVFMIWYCCFCKIKNVQNTCDEEEQRSNTNIPSYSTVFLDPKTGSFIYSNRIVELFPEREGSPDHWFFNDQEDEPVNTNTVPRSASVPPAKPLQSFDPCIREIKEFISNETFDVPNLHYIDNETQNDPCHLPNALPQISEFNPHQFTSSSILENCHTCDGKSITLRTRSLPTHVRNKKRPFSTSDNLSELYAKVNFSKKRKNRMRNDEAAIIAMSKSRSQFLNNKDTDILVDNEAVIVYDERTAL, from the exons ATGAACTTTCATCATTTAG atGATCTCATACCGCCAAGTTCTGAAGAAAACACACGCGGAAATGTATTTCAACAATCTACTACATTGACAGCAAAAATGTGGCCTCCT GATATTTCCGGAGGTTTTGATTGGACCTTGGATGTTTTGGGATGGCAAGTGGACAAAGATCAATTGTCAGTTGTTATAGCATGTGCTATTGTCATTATAGTACTTACTTCAATAACTATTGTGTTTATGATTTGGTAttgttgtttttgtaaaataaaaaatg tacaaaacACTTGTGATGAAGAAGAACAAAGAAGTAATACCAACATACctag ttactCCACTGTATTCCTAGACCCTAAAACTGGAAGTTTTATATATAGTAACCGTATTGTTGAGTTGTTTCCTGAAAGAGAAGGTTCTCCTGATCATTGGTTTTTCAATGATCAAGAAGACGAACCTGTAAATACAAATACAGTACCACGTTCAGCCTCCGTACCACCAGCAAAACCACTTCAGTCATTT GATCCTTGTATACGTGAAATAAAAGAATTTATTAGCAATGAAACATTTGACGTACCTAATTTGCATTATATTGACAATGAGACCCAAAATGACCCTTGCCATTTGCCAAACGCTTTACCTCAGATCTCTGAATTTAATCCTCACCAATTTACTTCCAGCAGCA ttttggaAAACTGCCATACATGTGATGGAAAATCTATAACACTGCGAACAAGAAGTCTTCCAACACATGTGAGAAACAAGAAGCGGCCATTCTCAACATCTGACAATTTATCAGAGCTCTATGctaag GTAAATTTCagtaaaaaaaggaaaaatcgCATGAGAAATGATGAAGCTGCCATAATTGCTATGAGTAAATCCAGAAGTCAGTTCCTCAACAACAAAGACACAGATATATTGGTTGACAATGAAGCAGTGATTGTTTACGACGAACGAACTGCTttataa